attatccgaccctcgattatccggactatttcgagcggtcccaacgagtccggataatcgaggttcgactctACTCTGATAATTAAATTGTAATAACGgaggttttggacaaacaattcagagtaaaaattagtgataataattttgaacgacgtttcgataattcgttcatcattttcaaattcataaaaactaaaagtcagattcttgtaAGATTCTTGTAAGTTCTGTTCCCGAAGATCTTTGTTCTTCTGATTGTGGGCGTCACGCAGGTGTTTTCCAATAGCCGAgtgtttgtgttcttcaatgtataggtggttttcagtgtcacgccattcaaaatagatcaaaataaaaaatcaaaatcgttcaatagattaagtccagaaaaatttgcatgaatattagtttttagcagctcttattaatcatgaaagtaacatttcaggaggatcaatagttctgaagtttgaagtttagtgacgtcatgtgaaaaccagcaattggaAAAGCTGTCGGCAAGTATACCTGACATAATCcacatcacacagatcacatttgaatttaTAGACAACGCATTCATAATTGTTGATTTAATAACGGTGGTTTGGCCTCTGCTACTTTGATGTcgtcggcaattttcttgttcgtaaACACTGGGCGCAGAGCGCTATTTATTTTGTATACAACGAGATTTTTACACACAATCTTAGTATTTAAAGACCGTACAAGAATCTGACGtttagtttttatgaatttgaaaatgatgaacgaatcatcgaaacgtcgttcaaaattattatcactaatttttactcccagttgtttgtccaaaacctcCGTTATTAGAATTTAACTATCAAGgtacccgaggaggcatcctaggattccccgcgtgtatacatataaggaatttcaaaatgtaagaaagtaagtactgtaagtaaatttgtagtatgcggaaaaaatctcgatttgatcaaactaggcgcgcagtgtcgtctcgggtaattttaggaagcgcgcatggtggtgtcgggtacttgcaaccgcGAGGTTatgtttcgtcatcttctagaagcatttgaaggtgagcattttgcgcttcaatgatttctttgaattcaaaagcattcaacagtgctgagtaaatttggtttgccagacacaaatcatcaacggggtcgacaaacccgatccaacagatcacaagtatctcaagctcaagcgtgtcaaattcaacgagaaaaaaacgtatcctgaaactttgaagccgcaaccgcgtttaaagtgttacttacattacaatttctttttttcgttatcaatcctgtcaagtcgatttaagcaatctaagctttattttcctgtgtattaaacaccatttagttcaatggcaacattcgcatgcgttatttgatgctcacgtccacccagcagcgaacgtgacataaccgacactcagttacgctacgctaatcgaaagtcgtacataactatgaattgccgccgctccttccaaatttgacaaataacagacatcgacaagaaagaaagctttacaaatgtccaaatcattccattaccagtattgcgatatttcatacttcgtccgtcgattgaactcgtcacgaagagaaacctttacatttgtgttagcatttgtttgatgttccagatgatagatatcggatccttgttaatgcctatttccaggcctggtctattcactttctagattaacggctgttattcatcagttttcttcaaccgtttagtgaagattttgtctcaagatccattagacttttgaaaactagtaaggcgtttggccttgataaaattagtgcgtctcttaaaagattcagtggacgttattactccttctttaacaaatttacagataaatattgttaactatttgcatgaatgtgaacttcaataaaatgcttgaaacgttaatttttcaacggtcttatgcacagtatttatataaaatacacatcccataaccataaacaccttatgaaaagcgggggcagctctagtgatcactatttctagttatagTCGTACAAATAAAGCTCAATGTTGTTattgttgcagaaaaaaatcGGATCTTGCCACGAGTCTCCTGTTGTTCGATAGCTTGCACAACAGGCGGTATTGCGACGTTCATGGGggttttttgcgcaaagcgCGAGACATGTGTGATGAGATAAAAAAAGcaatatctttttctttttttctccccTCGCGTGTCGATGACTTGAtcggttgaatgagaaaaaataattgtgctgcacgtgcagcacgcttttcgGTGCAATTTTCTGACGTAGGCTGCCAAATAacgacgtgaatttttcatatttgaggttttgattAGAATAGGGAGTcgaagaagctacgacggctgctgtaACAAAAAGTTTACATCAAAATAGTaatttgcgttaggttaagtttttttgcgattattccatattGGTCATGTAAAGTAAAATAGGCGATGATGtgcactttcacttgcttggcacgaatagttgtcatgcaaagacaaagaatTGAAGATTCACTGCAAGGTGAAAGGGTTTGAGCTCTTCCGCCGCCTGCAAGAATAAAAAGGAAGGGTTTACGCCGGTCATCTACCGCTTCCTTCTTCCGTTTCTTCGTCGATTCGTCGTAATCTAAAATTGATGTTCCCGAGAGTTCTGtaaatttgtatttcttttcatttgttcCTAAATTCTAAGCTGTGCGACTTAAAGTTAGTCCACAAGAATTTGGCACCACTTTTCTTTATTTGAGATTTGAATCAAGACATTACAGAtatgaaccctaaccctaaatgtCTCCCATTAGACAGAAAACTCGCATCTAATTCTAAAGGCAACCGTTGAACTACTCAGTGTTTAAATTCGGCTGGTACCAACTCAGATAGGGCGTTTAGACGTGTTCCAAAGATCACGACGCGAGCTCAAATCAAAAATGCTCCCATGAAGGAATGAAAGCTTTGCATCCATATTTTGGTGATAGAAGTCGGCCATGATGCGGTAGTCATTGTGATGACGTCACCAGCTTTCAGTGTAAACACTCCACCTGTGTACAGGGTACCCTCGCTGTTTGATGATTTCATCGGATTTATCATGGTTGCGGCTTTGCTGTTCACACGGATGTAAACCCTCCCATTGTTGTTGTAGTAGTAGATCTGGGCGTATATGAAGTAGCGACCAGAGATAGGAACGGTCAATTTTCCATCTCGAAACGTCATACCGCCGACGAGATGGCTGTTGGGGGTATTTTGAGACCAGTCTTTGATAACTAGTaggaaaaagaaaggctttTACCGCAACGAAGAGAGTCGCTGATTGGCAATTTTTTATCATCCATGAGAGGACTGACAGATAAAGTTTTGATCTATGCAATCTAGAGGAGTGATAATGGCGTAACCTTAGTGTGACCCTGAGTGTCAAAGTgtcagccaatgaaatttcaatgTGTTGTCGGCGGCCAATGAGTGTGCGGAAATTGTAATTGCATCCGTTTAAACAATATGTTTGTTAATTCCTTTTCgtgtttccttttcagttcaGTCTTTTACCAAGAAAACGAACGTCTCTTTTGCAGCTGCGCTCGTGGTTCCACAACACTTTTGCTAAGTTTTGACgttattatcatcaataagaggacagaaagataaaaaactaaCATGAATATGTTAATTAGCTAAGTTCTCGGAAGACATTAAGAACCACGTTTTAACGAAAAGCAATTGATAATTGCGAACTTACTGCATTATCCTATTTGCTGTCATAGTTAAAAGCGAACTTTATTCTTAGTCAAGGCCTTTATAAGTTAACATTTTTACAAACACCTATATCACAGTACCTTTCGCTCCCCTATAGGTAACAGCTCTTTGATTGCCCTCTATATGTGCTGAGGGTTTGTTTTTATCCTGCAATGGACTAAAACTACAATATTACACCAAATGAAAGTTCCAGAAAAGTACCAGTTTATAAAACTACAGAGGTGACTGATTTGATTGATATAACAAGCAAAAAGAGTCTGGCGTGATTTAGTCCGCGATAACCTTGCACGAAATAATTATGAGAGCGTCTTTAGCGTATCTGAGAAGACACCATTAcagtaaccaatcagaaaacaaGATTAAACCATTAGACGAGCGACCGAATCGAAAATTGGTTACGTAGTAGTGCATCGCATGGTTGGTTAGTAAAATGACAAGTGGAAATTTAGCCAATTTGGCACCGCTCTGCGAAAGCAAAGTACTTTTTCTATTCAAACAAATGGAATTCTtgctacaaattaaaaatacaattaTCTGACCTGCAACACACACTGGCACGGTGTCGATCCCCCTTTTTGTCCTTTTCCTCCAGTGTCCCCTTTGTCGCCCTTTTCTCCCTAAAAATATCTAATTTTATTAATACCCTGGTGATGTTAA
This genomic window from Acropora muricata isolate sample 2 chromosome 2, ASM3666990v1, whole genome shotgun sequence contains:
- the LOC136906740 gene encoding uncharacterized protein, whose product is MKFFLVLATLVFTDLPFFAGKTSANQNTCTTPNSPININIQVKGEKGDKGDTGGKGQKGGSTPCQCVLQDKNKPSAHIEGNQRAVTYRGAKVIKDWSQNTPNSHLVGGMTFRDGKLTVPISGRYFIYAQIYYYNNNGRVYIRVNSKAATMINPMKSSNSEGTLYTGGVFTLKAGDVITMTTASWPTSITKIWMQSFHSFMGAFLI